ttttggaAGTGGAtgcagaaataaaatgcatcttgAATTAAAGCTTTTATCTAATTGAAATAGACATAAATTGTTGAGAAATGGATGGTCAGGGTGAGAGGGGATACCATCTGacagatttttcttctcttcaggaTTTACCCTTGTGTGCCTGACCATTCCTGTGGCCTTTGGTGTCTATGTGAATTATAGGTGGCCAAAACAATCCAAAATTATTCTTAAGGTAAGCAACTCCATGGGACAGTTAGCACACTTCAGAATCAAGAGACTTCACAAATAGACGTAGGCAATGACCAGAACAAAGGGGCCAGTCAGACACGGCCCCACACCTAGCAATTTTCTTTATGTGTCCTGCATTTTTGGATCCAGCCACCATATTTCCTCCACTCTAAGCCTTGCTTTGTCACTCCCATGGGCCCCTACACTGAGGCTTATGACACCCTGCAAAGCATGGAACTCGTGCTTTAGTGACAGAAAAGCTTAGGCCTGCGTGTGGCCAGAGAGCACCCATTTGTTCACAAGGCTTCACACAGGTGCTCTCAAGCAAAGGCTGTTCAAATCTGCATGAAATGGGGCCCATTGTTTATGAGTGTGGCTGGCTTCCTGGAACAGCAGGATGAAGGGCTGTCTTTCAGAAGCATTCCTGGGTGAGCCTCTAAAGATGGAGTTTGTACACACAAACAAGGGCTGTTGACCACACGAATAACTGTCAGAATGAAATCATCCAGAATGCACTGAGGAGTCTGGCCCTGGAATGATGGGAGCTGGAACCCTCTACCTCCTCTTGACTTTCCAGGGTTGTCTTTTGGCTGCTGGGGAAACAAGCCAATGTCCTTGttaaatggcttttaaaattatgtggcttacacagcacagggagatcagctcggtgctttgtgaccaccctagaggggtgggatagagacgcaagagggaggagatagggggatatatgtatatgtatagctgattcactttgttatacagcagcaactaacacaccattgtaaagcaattatcctccaataaagatgttaaaaaaaataaataaacaaaagaggtttttaaagatggaaaaaaaaagttatgtggcTTGAGAGGAGGTGTTCTCAACAATGGTGTCCATCTCCTAGGGTGTTGTCCATTTTTCTGATTATGTATTGTTTTAGAAgatatatacttttattatatacTGCTTtcatgaagatttaaaaaatgttttagttattttttgcATTTGTAAAAAAAGACGTTTGGAGCTGATTGGAGGTTTGGCAAATAAATGTCAGTTCATTTTAGTTTGGGTTTATGGTTTGGTTCAGTTTAAGCTCTTGATGTTTGGCTCTACCTGACAGAACATGCCACTCCATTTGCCTGCACGAATGGATGCTGCTTCCCCAGTTTGGCACAAGACTGAACAACTCCCTCTAGTCCTCCGATGAGATGGAGAACGAGAAGAGGGGTTGACAAGCAGACAAATTAGCTGGACACAGGGAGCTGGAGGAGGGCTTAGATGCTGTGCGTCCGGATTGCACATGATGACTTTACTGTTATTTCAGTAGGAGAAAATTTCCAGTGTGGCAGCGTGTGGTTATaattttgtttacaaaacagGAGGAGAGAGTATGATCATGGGAACCTCTTACTTTTCAAGTACTCTATCTTGGAGTACTTTCTTAAAAGGGCATctaacaaaaaaataatgattttgatGTTTCCAGATCCTCTACTAGACCATCAGTGTCAGTGGAGAAATCAGATACATTTTCTGTATGTCTgtaaagagcaaattaaaaaccatttggctggacttccctggtggcgcagtggttaagaatcctcctgccagtgcaggggacacgggttcgagccctggtctgggaagatcccacatgccgcggagcaactaagcccgtgcaccacaactactgagcccacatgtgataactactgaagcccgtgcacctagagcccgtgctccgtgacaagagaagtcaccgcaatgaggagaccgtgcactgcaatgaagagtagcccctgctcactgcaactagagaaaagccaactcgcagcaacaaagacccaacacagccaaaaataaataaataaatacccccccccccccgcaaagaactacccagctgagcccagcccaaataaaacaaacaaacaaaaaaaaaaccaacaaaaaaaaaccatttgGCTATTCCAGAGGTGCTgtggcagaaaatatttaataatatggtAGAAAGTTGACCGAGGATTTTTACAATCAGAGTTCCAGCATCTTCCCATTAGGCAGAGGCCCAGTCTTTCCCTGTATTTGAGCAGTAAAAATGATCCCAGAACACATCTTTGGTACattgggttgtttttattttgtttcggTTCCCCATGACcgtctttctccacaccctgaaTCACTTCAAATCAAGGTTGATGCTGAACTGGGCACATAGTTTGCTGTTTACATGATGTGAATGGGAGCTTGCCAAGATCCTGACTTTCCCCCACATATTCTGGGTCTTGCTTCCTCTTTATCTGGTTTAAAACTCTGACCACTGGGAAAaatttttgttgatcttttcttttgtttctattaaACAACAAAAGCAAGAGACAGTATTCATTTGGGAGAAGATATCAGTATCTTCAATAGTATCTCATTTGACATTAATATTAGCTCAGGTTGTCTAATGAAGAATGGGTAAATTTCATTTGAAGGAGAGAAGAACAGGGAGCAGAGCAGTCAAGAAGTCATTGGTGGTTGAAGGGGTGGTAGGGAGAGAGTGGTGGATGGTCAGGCAGGGCAGATCTCAGGCAAGAGGTTACCAGTGCGGGGCCTGCAAGGTTGTGTATAGAGGTGTTGGATGCTTATTATCAGAATTTTCACTTATTTCACAAATTTGTCCTATCCACGAAAAACTCCACTACCCAATCCTTCTGGCAGAATCCTCCACTTGAGAGGAAAAGTTACTGATCATGAAATAAGAAGACTTAGATTTGTGTTGAGCTTCATCAAATCTAGCTCAGTCAAGTCACTTGACCACTTTGGACCTCaggtttcttctctgtaaaatgagattggATTTGGTGGTCTCTAAGTCCTCTCTTTGTTCTAAAACCTTCTAGGTTCCAAGGCTTTTGGAGGAGTGATGGACTTTGCAAAAAGACTGTGATGTTTACCTGTGCCTCTTTTATTGGTTTGCCTTAGGTTGGAGCCATTGTTGGTGGGGTCCTCCTTTTGGTGGTTGCAGTTGCTGGTGTGGTGCTGGCGAAAGGATCTTGGAATTCAGATATCATTCTTCTGACCATCAGCTTCATCTTTCCTTTGATTGGCCATGTCACAGGCTTTCTCCTGGCACTTCTTACCCACCAATCTTGGCAGAGGTACAGTTAAATTATCCATAAACTTTTATAAGGAGGACAAATTAAACACACTGCCATTGACAGGCTTTGCTGCCTGGCTATGTCTGGAAGCACAAAGAGTTTTGACATACAAGGTGGGTGGTGTTGTCCACTTGGGGAACATTTAGGGTGGTAACCAAATACTTGGTGAGGCTCTGCCAAGGGTATCTCATTTCCTTCTTCCTACAAGTCTGAGGGGCAGATACTCTGGGTATCTCATTCTACATTCTACAGATGAGCAAACCCTTCAGGGAGCTTAAGTAACCTGACCAAGGTCATAGAGCCAGAATGTGGTGGACTTAAGATTTGGGCCTTAGGTCAGTACAGTCATATCCGCAGGGCATTGGTTCCAGAGCCCCCTGCAGATACCagaatccaaggatgctcaattCCCtattataaaatggcatagtatttgcatataacctacgtaCATcctccatatactttaaatcatctctagattacttataatacctaatgtaatgctatataaatagttgcctgcatggcaaatttaagttttgctttttggaaccttgtagaatttttcttttcccaaatatttttgatccgaggttggttgaatccgtggatatagaacctgcagatacagagggacGACTGTAATTAGGAACACGGACTGTTGAGGAGTTGAAATATAATTGGATCTGGAGAGAAGGTATTCCTATGGCAAAGTGTAGTCAGCAATCCTGTTTTTTCTACACCTGATGGCTTGAGAAAGATCAGGACTGAGATGCTGCATTTGCCTTGTGAATGGTCCAGGTGTGAGGTTCAGCTGTGTCACTTAATCTTGTCAGGTTATGGACAGGGCTCTGAAAGAAGTGAGGGTGGTCTGGAGAAACTGTAGTGTGCAACAGGGTgactagaaataaaataagagccACTGAATTTGCCCTGTACTAGTGACGATATTTTCACTCCCACATTCCACACCCTTGTTACCTCCACATCCCAGTCCAGTCTGCAAAGAGAAGCCGGTTTATCAAAcgtctctttcctctcttctgccaTCTGTAAAAGCCTCAAGATGCCCTTTGTATTCAATAAATTGGAGAAGATGAAACTGCCTAACCCAGCCTCCAAGGTCCTGCCTAggttttccttcttctcccccctgctttttctttttcaagtgaggtttatttttcttttctcttctgttcttttcttttttttgtaattagaaaatgaataaaatatagaaaaggagaaagtagaaaaaaCTTATTACTAAACCATTTCACCAAAGAAACCGTTttagatattttgttttcatgtagggtttttatgtttattttcaagTGTTTATACTGTTTTGTGTCTGACTCAACTTTCCATTCTCATCTCCTTCAATCCTCCACTCCCTGCAGGTTGGCTTAGAGCATAAGCAATGCTTACTGAATAGGCCAAGCTCATACGTGTCCCCAGAACTTTAATTTCAATCACTTCCCCACATTAAATGCCTCTTTCACTCTTTCCATTCTTTAGTTTCACccttcctctgtgaagccttctctAACCATTTATGACACTTTTCTGAATTTCTACAGCATTTCCCTGACCTTCGATCATACTTTGTCTTGTGCTGTTTCTATGTGTATATCTTGTCTTTTCACCCAGATTCTCAGGGCAGGGTTCATAAGGCCCTATTCAGAGGTGCCTCTCAAGAGGCCACctacagagtaggcactcagcaaataattattgaatggataaacattttTAGTGGTCTCAGCTCATAGCTTGCACTTATCGCTATacgtaaaatttaaaaatagtcctTATTGCTAGTATGTAAAATTTTTCCATTGGTAGTTGCAGGACGATTTCCTTAGAAACTGGAGCTCAGAATATTCAGATGTGCATCACCATGCTGCACCTATCTTTCACTGCCGAGCAATTAGTCCAGATGCTTAGCTTCCCATTGGCCTATGGACTCTTCCAGCTGTTGGATGGGATTCTCATTGTTGCAGGTAGGTAAAGCCCCCATTGAGTGGACTTGACTGAAAATTGTTCACCCAGCTTACTAACTCCTTTTTCAATCTGAATATACATGTGCTGCCCTTATGATACATTTTTAGCCTGACATttctggggaaaataaaatgtataaacaagATCTTTTGCCACAAGTGGAAGtttcacagaaaaatatttttaaaaacctgtgaaAATGAGCTTATAATTATAAACAATCTTCACAAAAACAATGCACTATCAGAACTCTCCATGAACAATTATTTATCTCAAAAATACATTTGTCATGTTTTATTAAGAGCCTTGTAAGTCTTCCAAATGTTATTTCACAGTACTTATGTGACTAAGAATTGTGCTGAATGTCTGTGAAATGTTTTTTAACTATGAAATATAATacatacagatatttaaaaatatatatgcttatcTATCCCTACAGCCAAAACCACATCATTTTGCAGGCAGTCATTATGTAGGTTCACAGaaggtaaatttaaaatatatagattgaTAGATATGTACACAAACATACGTATATTTtaatcttggccattgtaaatttTTTATTGTCACAGAACGTAAGTCTCAATGATTACTGATATAACTGATTATATACTGATTACAGACAATTAATATAAGGAACACTTGGGGTTTAATTTTCCCACAAGATAAAGTCTAGCAGAATAAAACTCCTGGTCTTAAATCCAGGTTCTAATTCCTTCTCATGGTGAGACTGTAATGGAAGGAGTATGCTTGGCCCATTCCTAGCTACCTCCCAGCACCCGGGGGGGCACTGACCCATATTAAGCCCTCCACAGGAGTTGCTGActgactggatggatggatggacagacggacagatggacagatggacggACAAGCTGTCAGCCACCTGATGAATGTCTCAATCACAATAGGTCCATTCCAGACAGAAATAGCCATCTTGATACACTGAATTATTTTGctctgtagttttttcttttccccttctttttcctgtgtgtttatacatatatgaTCCAAAGCAAACAAACCCCCAAAGTATTGACAAGTGCACAATGTCACCAAATTATAGTCTTTGCTAAAGTGATTTTTAATACTGGTATGTTTTAACACCTAGCATATAAGATGTACAAGAGGACACTGAAGATCAAACACAGAATAAAGAACCCCGCTTTAAGGGTAGAAGCCCGATTTAAGAAGAAATCCACTTCTCCCAAAGAGACCAGTGCTTTCTTGGAGGTGAATGAAGAAGCTGCTCTAACTCCTGGGCCGTCAGGGCCCATGGATCTCCACAGGGCTGTCATGCCAACTGGCCAGATCTCATGTGCCAAGTAGGGGTTTGCTGGCTTGACTGGTCCCTGTCTTCCTCAGTGGCCAGTAAAGACAGTGCAGAGCTGATGAGTGAATCTCGTTGGCAGGGCTTATGGGAATGTTTGCGTGTCAGATGTcaacatatttatatttctgtgtgGACTGTGATTTGTCACAGGATCCCCTTTTGAGAATATGCTCTGCCTATTTCAGGTTCTTTGGGGGTTTACACAACAGATTTATTAGCTACTTTGTGTGTTCTTGTCTTCCCATACAGTGAAGAGTGATCCCCATTGTTATGTGAAGTCGTCAAGCTGTGAATTTTAACCTCACAAGAGTTAGAACTCTGTGTAGAGGAGATGTCACCTCATACTGCAGGGCAAGGACAGAGTCTGGACCCACTTGACTTCTCgactttgggcaagtcctttGGGGCATTGGGGAGGAAGCATACAGCTCTTATAAAAATGGGGTCTTTTCTCaaatgattgttttttttaaggGCTTGAAAATCTTTTTAGATTTATAGATGTAATCACGAGCCTCGAGGGAACTTAATGAACACTTGAAGTTAGTATTTTTACTCCCTAGAGATAGACACAATGTATATTCTTCTAATATACATTTATGcattatgtcattttaaaaacattgagggcttccctggtggcgcagtggttgggagtcctcctgccgatgcaggggacgcgggtttgtgccccggtccgggaggatcctcccatgccgcggagcggctgggcctgtgggccttggccgctgggcctgcgcgtccggagcttgtgctccgcggcgggagaggccgcggcagtgagaggcccgtgtaccgcaaaaaaaaaaaacaaaccaaaaaacaaaaaacattgagATCATTCCACATATACTGTTTCATAAGTCACTTCATGAAATATTGTGGAGCATCTTTACATGGTAGTCTACGTTGACCTACCTCATTCCTTAGAACAGTGGCTTTACAGAAGTATTCCAGTGCATGAAAggtctataatttatttaaccatcccTTAGTCATGGACATTTAGATAGCTTTCAACTTGGTGTTATGGTGCCGCTACAGACACTTGTGCCTTCATGCAAGTGTTTCTGTAGGATCATTTTCTAGACTTGAAAATGTGCAACCAGGCACATTAAAATGTTGGGCAGTGAGCTCTCTGGCAACACTGTTCAGCAGTGCCTGAGAGTGTCTGGTTTTTCCACAGTCACACCAGTCTTAAGAATGATCATTCTGCTTTGTGAAAATACCTCATTTATTGCATTGTTAAAATTATACAATGAAGTGAAGCAGAGTATTTTTCATGGATGCTTGCTTGTTCATGTAttttgcctgcttttttttttttttttaaagaaatggcctTTGAttgattaattagttaattttttggctgccttgggtcttcgttgctgcgtgcgggctttctctagttgcggcgagcaggggctgctcttccttatggtgtgcgagcttctcatggcggtggcttctcttgttgcagagcacgggctctagggcgcatgggcttcagtagttgtggcttgtgggctcagtagttgtggctcgtggctctagagcgcaggctcagtagttgtggcatatgggcttagttgctccatggcatgtgggatcttcccggaccagggctcaaacccatgtcccctgcattggcaggcagattcttaaccactgtgctaccagggaagtccccttgccTGCTTTTCTATtgcagtttttcctttttaactgatAAAACAGACAGTGACCCTTTGTTCTATGTTTTGTCAACATTTTACCTACtcgtttgtctttttatttttgtataatttcttttgctgtacggaagttttgtattttttatatataccactttattagtcttttaaaaaatgttttttgaccTTAATATCTGTCAAATGTTAGACTATTTATACTTTTGTGTGGATTGTGAATTGGAAAAGGACCCACCCCTCTTTGAGAATGTATTTGGCCCCTTTTCAGGGAGTTCTTTTTTGGGGTTAATACACATACTTACTAGCTGCTGTGTATACTGTCAGTAGATAAAACCCATCCTCCTTCTCTATTctgacattattaaaaatatgtccCATATATTTCTCCATAACTTTGGACTAAATATGTACATGtttattccattttgaatttatttttctctatggcGTGTTAAGAATTTAATTGTCCTAACATCATACATTGAATGATTCATCTTTTCTCTACAGATATGAAATGCCACCTTCATCACATAACTTCCTATATAATGTGTTTTTGTTGGACTCCATTTGGTTccattttttctatttgtaaattttggagtgtGAGAAAGTGTATTGTCTGAGAtttagtgctttacaattttattttgtaagtatACTCAAGAACTTGTGGGTTATATATATAATGACAATGATTATTATGGTATTTTCACAAGTAAGGACATCTTTGTGGTAGTACACAAAGAGCCCCATTGGGTGTCACAAgtatatttatatggaaaagaaGTACACACATGTGTGACATGATTGTTAATTCTcaactgctgcagtgaacatagtaGAATTATATGTTCAGAGAGCCCCAGTTCTAAAATAAGCATTACCATGAGTGAGTTTTAAAGGATCCACAAAAAAGGAATTTCTAAATTGTTCCTCTACATAGGCACCTAACATAAAGTGGTAAATTCCAGTGTTCCATTCTGAAGTATTAACTGCATGGTCAGTATTTACCACAATCAGGACAGGTCTGGAGAGAAGTCTACCAAAAGCCATCCATTAAGACAGAAACAACACAAATCAATGTAAGGGTTTGAAAGTAGTCACATTGGA
This DNA window, taken from Delphinus delphis chromosome 5, mDelDel1.2, whole genome shotgun sequence, encodes the following:
- the SLC10A6 gene encoding sodium-dependent organic anion transporter isoform X2, which gives rise to MRANCSSSSACPANSSEEELPVGLEVYGNLELVFTVVSAVMTGLLMFSLGCSVEIRRLWSHIRRPWGIAAGLLCQFGLMPLTAYLLVISFSLKPVQAMAILIMGCCPGGTISNIFTYWVDGDMDLSISMTTCSTVVALGMMPLCLYLYTLSWNLEQNLTIPYQNIGFTLVCLTIPVAFGVYVNYRWPKQSKIILKVGAIVGGVLLLVVAVAGVVLAKGSWNSDIILLTISFIFPLIGHVTGFLLALLTHQSWQRTISLETGAQNIQMCITMLHLSFTAEQLVQMLSFPLAYGLFQLLDGILIVAAYKMYKRTLKIKHRIKNPALRVEARFKKKSTSPKETSAFLEVNEEAALTPGPSGPMDLHRAVMPTGQISCAK
- the SLC10A6 gene encoding sodium-dependent organic anion transporter isoform X3; this encodes MRANCSSSSACPANSSEEELPVGLEVYGNLELVFTVVSAVMTGLLMFSLGCSVEIRRLWSHIRRPWGIAAGLLCQFGLMPLTAYLLVISFSLKPVQAMAILIMGCCPGGTISNIFTYWVDGDMDLSISMTTCSTVVALGMMPLCLYLYTLSWNLEQNLTIPYQNIGFTLVCLTIPVAFGVYVNYRWPKQSKIILKVGAIVGGVLLLVVAVAGVVLAKGSWNSDIILLTISFIFPLIGHVTGFLLALLTHQSWQSCRTISLETGAQNIQMCITMLHLSFTAEQLVQMLSFPLAYGLFQLLDGILIVAAYKMYKRTLKIKHRIKNPALRVEARFKKKSTSPKETSAFLE
- the SLC10A6 gene encoding sodium-dependent organic anion transporter isoform X1; translated protein: MFICNAALRNKEMRANCSSSSACPANSSEEELPVGLEVYGNLELVFTVVSAVMTGLLMFSLGCSVEIRRLWSHIRRPWGIAAGLLCQFGLMPLTAYLLVISFSLKPVQAMAILIMGCCPGGTISNIFTYWVDGDMDLSISMTTCSTVVALGMMPLCLYLYTLSWNLEQNLTIPYQNIGFTLVCLTIPVAFGVYVNYRWPKQSKIILKVGAIVGGVLLLVVAVAGVVLAKGSWNSDIILLTISFIFPLIGHVTGFLLALLTHQSWQSCRTISLETGAQNIQMCITMLHLSFTAEQLVQMLSFPLAYGLFQLLDGILIVAAYKMYKRTLKIKHRIKNPALRVEARFKKKSTSPKETSAFLEVNEEAALTPGPSGPMDLHRAVMPTGQISCAK